One Faecalicatena sp. Marseille-Q4148 DNA window includes the following coding sequences:
- a CDS encoding ATP-binding protein, whose product MQKIWNKGHRIRASDKHLVYHFSIGTLLFVFVAVLLLLNMKQLMRTDWENFSLLENGLTLSPYNFITILIATGVCALVAFLYYRFCYDSFKKLLHRQKLARMILENKWYEADTVQDSGFFTDLQSRSREKIVWFPKIYYQMEKGLLHIRCEITLGKYQDQLLRLEDKLESGLYCELTDKTLHDGYIEYTLLYDMIANRITIDEVRAENGCLRLMKNLVWEYDALPHALIAGGTGGGKTYFLLTLIEALLHTNAVLYILDPKNADLADLGTVMGNVYHTKEEMIDCVNAFYEGMVQRSEEMKQHPNYKTGENYAYLGLPPCFLIFDEYVAFFEMLGTKESVSLLSQLKKIVMLGRQAGYFLIVACQRPDAKYFSDGIRDNFNFRVGLGRISELGYGMLFGSDVKKQFFQKRIKGRGYCDVGTSVISEFYTPLVPKGHDFLQEIGRLEEKRTASNES is encoded by the coding sequence ATGCAAAAGATTTGGAATAAAGGACACCGTATCAGAGCCAGCGACAAACACCTTGTCTACCACTTTTCCATAGGAACGCTTCTGTTTGTATTCGTGGCGGTTCTCCTGCTACTGAATATGAAACAGCTCATGCGTACCGATTGGGAAAATTTCAGCTTGTTAGAGAACGGCTTGACGCTCTCCCCTTACAACTTCATAACCATACTGATAGCGACTGGTGTTTGTGCATTAGTCGCTTTTCTGTATTACCGCTTCTGTTACGACAGTTTCAAGAAGCTCCTGCACCGTCAAAAGCTGGCACGAATGATACTGGAAAACAAGTGGTATGAAGCGGACACCGTACAAGACAGTGGTTTTTTTACTGACCTGCAAAGCAGATCAAGGGAAAAAATCGTCTGGTTTCCAAAGATTTATTATCAAATGGAAAAAGGACTGCTTCATATCCGTTGTGAAATCACGCTGGGGAAATATCAAGACCAGCTTTTACGGTTAGAGGATAAATTGGAAAGTGGCTTGTATTGTGAGCTGACCGACAAGACCCTGCATGACGGCTATATCGAATATACCCTGCTTTATGATATGATAGCGAACCGTATTACCATTGATGAAGTACGGGCAGAGAATGGCTGTCTTAGACTGATGAAAAATCTTGTCTGGGAATATGACGCACTCCCCCACGCTCTGATTGCTGGTGGGACTGGTGGCGGTAAAACCTATTTTCTGCTGACGCTCATTGAAGCCTTACTGCATACCAACGCTGTCCTTTACATCTTAGACCCGAAGAACGCTGACCTTGCGGACTTGGGAACAGTTATGGGAAATGTGTATCACACCAAAGAAGAAATGATAGACTGTGTCAATGCCTTTTATGAGGGCATGGTACAGCGAAGTGAGGAAATGAAGCAACACCCGAACTATAAGACGGGCGAAAACTATGCCTATCTGGGACTGCCACCCTGCTTTCTTATCTTTGATGAATATGTAGCATTTTTTGAAATGCTGGGGACGAAAGAAAGTGTGAGCTTACTTAGCCAGTTAAAGAAAATCGTTATGTTAGGGCGACAAGCAGGTTATTTCCTTATCGTAGCCTGCCAGCGTCCAGACGCAAAATATTTCTCGGACGGTATCAGAGATAACTTCAATTTCCGTGTGGGACTTGGGCGTATCAGCGAATTAGGTTACGGTATGCTGTTTGGTTCAGATGTAAAAAAGCAGTTTTTCCAGAAGCGTATCAAGGGGCGTGGCTATTGTGATGTGGGAACAAGCGTGATAAGCGAATTTTACACGCCTTTAGTCCCAAAAGGACATGATTTTCTACAAGAAATCGGCAGACTGGAAGAAAAAAGGACTGCAAGCAATGAAAGCTGA
- a CDS encoding DUF3789 domain-containing protein, producing MWELVKDFLLVSMGMGIGVVLMCILNVGKEADCEMKQLKESEDN from the coding sequence ATGTGGGAATTAGTAAAAGACTTCCTGCTGGTATCTATGGGAATGGGTATCGGCGTAGTCTTGATGTGTATTTTGAATGTCGGCAAAGAAGCTGACTGTGAAATGAAACAATTAAAAGAAAGTGAGGACAATTAA
- a CDS encoding XRE family transcriptional regulator, translating into MVLNEEQWIKELREKRIAYGISQGRLAVASGITREYLNKIESGKMKPSKELLETLHKELARFNPEAPLTMLFDYVKIRFPTLDIQHIIKDILKLNINYMLHEDYGHYSYTEHYSLGDIFIYTSADEEKGVLLELKGRGCRQFESYLLAQQRSWYDFLMDALIDGGVMKRIDLAINDHTGILDIPELAEKCRKREYIGKSRSYKFYQSGELIKHREDDREYMGRTLYLGSLKSDVYFCIYEKDYEQYVKLGTPLEEADIINRFEIRLRNERAYYAVRDLLTYYDAEQTAFSIINQYVRFVDEEPDKRKNDWKLNDRWAWFIGDNRQSLKLTTKPEPYTLDRTLRWVQRQVAPTLKMLKKIDKGNGTDYMETIEQQAKLTEKHEMIIKQQTTPAKDLIES; encoded by the coding sequence ATGGTTCTGAATGAAGAACAATGGATAAAAGAATTACGGGAGAAACGGATTGCTTACGGTATCTCACAAGGCAGGCTGGCGGTGGCTTCTGGTATCACAAGGGAATATCTCAATAAGATAGAAAGCGGAAAAATGAAGCCGTCAAAGGAACTTCTGGAAACTCTGCATAAGGAACTGGCAAGGTTCAATCCAGAAGCACCGCTTACCATGCTGTTTGACTATGTGAAAATTCGTTTTCCCACGCTGGATATACAGCACATCATCAAAGACATATTAAAACTGAATATCAACTATATGCTCCATGAAGATTACGGACATTACAGTTATACGGAGCATTATTCTTTAGGGGACATCTTTATCTATACGTCGGCTGACGAAGAAAAAGGTGTCCTTTTAGAGTTAAAGGGGCGTGGTTGCCGACAGTTTGAAAGTTACCTGCTGGCACAACAAAGAAGCTGGTATGACTTTCTCATGGACGCACTTATAGACGGGGGCGTGATGAAGCGTATCGACCTTGCTATCAACGACCATACGGGTATTTTGGATATTCCAGAGCTTGCGGAAAAATGCAGGAAACGGGAATATATTGGAAAGTCCAGAAGCTACAAGTTTTATCAGTCGGGCGAGCTTATCAAGCACAGAGAGGACGACAGAGAATATATGGGACGTACCCTTTATCTTGGTTCGCTGAAATCAGATGTGTATTTCTGTATCTACGAAAAGGACTATGAGCAGTACGTCAAGTTAGGGACACCTCTGGAAGAAGCCGACATTATCAACCGTTTTGAGATACGGCTTCGCAATGAACGTGCTTATTATGCAGTACGAGATTTGCTAACCTATTATGACGCAGAGCAGACCGCCTTTTCTATCATCAACCAGTATGTGCGGTTTGTTGATGAAGAACCAGACAAGCGAAAAAATGACTGGAAACTCAATGACCGCTGGGCGTGGTTTATCGGCGATAACAGACAGAGCTTGAAGCTGACGACAAAGCCAGAACCTTATACCTTAGACCGTACATTGCGTTGGGTACAAAGGCAGGTAGCACCGACCTTGAAAATGCTGAAAAAGATTGATAAAGGAAACGGTACAGACTACATGGAAACTATCGAACAGCAGGCAAAGCTCACAGAAAAGCATGAAATGATAATCAAACAGCAGACGACCCCTGCAAAAGATTTGATAGAAAGTTAG
- a CDS encoding conjugal transfer protein yields the protein MKKIKSYTGIWNVEKVLYAINDFNLPFPVTFTQITWFVITEFIIILFGDIPPLSMIEGAFLKYFGIPVALTWFMSQKTFDGKKPYSFLKSQITYALRPKITYAGKAVKLHKQTLNETITAVRSVNYVPDKIY from the coding sequence TTGAAAAAGATTAAATCTTATACGGGTATCTGGAACGTGGAAAAAGTCTTGTATGCAATCAATGACTTTAACTTACCCTTTCCCGTTACTTTTACACAGATTACATGGTTTGTGATTACGGAATTTATCATCATTCTGTTTGGGGATATTCCCCCACTTTCCATGATTGAGGGAGCATTTCTCAAATACTTCGGTATTCCCGTTGCTCTCACTTGGTTCATGTCGCAGAAAACCTTTGACGGAAAGAAGCCGTACAGCTTTTTGAAATCACAGATAACCTATGCCCTGCGACCGAAAATCACTTATGCAGGAAAAGCCGTAAAACTGCATAAGCAGACCTTGAATGAAACAATCACGGCAGTAAGGAGTGTGAACTATGTTCCCGATAAAATATATTGA
- a CDS encoding YdcP family protein, whose translation MRLSNGFVIDKEKTFGELKFTAVRDVFLQNEDGTPSTQLKKRIYDLKCSLHGGIIPVSVPPEVPLREFPYNAVVELVNPVADTVSRKTYMGADVDWYVKAEDIVLKNKGNQNAGSPQNSTPQGQSKK comes from the coding sequence ATGAGATTATCAAACGGTTTTGTTATTGACAAAGAGAAAACATTTGGAGAATTAAAATTTACAGCGGTGCGTGATGTGTTCTTGCAGAATGAGGACGGGACACCGAGTACCCAGCTTAAAAAGCGTATCTATGATTTGAAGTGCAGTCTGCATGGTGGAATTATCCCCGTGTCTGTACCGCCAGAAGTACCGTTAAGGGAATTTCCGTACAATGCAGTCGTGGAGCTTGTCAATCCAGTAGCTGATACGGTATCACGAAAAACCTATATGGGTGCAGATGTGGACTGGTATGTAAAGGCAGAGGATATTGTGTTGAAGAACAAAGGCAACCAAAACGCAGGCAGTCCACAGAACTCTACACCGCAAGGACAGTCGAAAAAATAA
- a CDS encoding antirestriction protein ArdA has protein sequence MIDDMAVYIANLGKYNEGYLVGAWFTFPIDEEDVKEKIGLNEQYEEYAIHDTDNFPIAIGEYVSIEELNEMYEMIEELPDYIVECLDEFISHYGTLEEVVEHKDDIYYYPDCETMTDVAYYYIDELQALGDIPPSLQNYIDYEAYGRDLDMGGYFIETSRGMCEIPY, from the coding sequence ATGATTGATGATATGGCGGTTTATATTGCTAATCTTGGCAAATACAACGAGGGCTATTTAGTCGGTGCTTGGTTCACATTTCCTATTGACGAGGAAGATGTAAAAGAAAAAATCGGCTTGAATGAACAGTACGAGGAATACGCAATCCATGATACCGACAACTTCCCGATTGCGATTGGCGAGTATGTTTCCATTGAAGAACTCAATGAGATGTATGAAATGATAGAGGAACTTCCCGACTATATCGTAGAATGTCTGGACGAATTTATCAGCCACTATGGGACGCTGGAAGAAGTCGTGGAACACAAGGACGATATTTATTATTATCCCGACTGTGAAACCATGACAGACGTTGCCTACTACTACATAGACGAATTGCAGGCACTTGGCGACATTCCACCCAGCTTACAGAACTACATTGACTATGAAGCCTACGGGCGAGATTTGGATATGGGCGGTTACTTTATTGAAACAAGCCGAGGTATGTGCGAGATACCATATTAA
- a CDS encoding conjugal transfer protein, which yields MSDIFKDMQAKVGCEYISDLPSYKRKVWHEMKRLNPADYEERQLEDFSKYVFGMSYQTIQDVMKQQKGREEQCRKQGCWWKRKEQLAKKQYHTGLTCR from the coding sequence ATGAGCGATATTTTTAAGGATATGCAGGCAAAAGTCGGCTGTGAATACATTTCCGACCTGCCCTCTTACAAGCGTAAGGTGTGGCATGAAATGAAACGACTGAACCCTGCCGATTATGAAGAAAGACAGTTAGAAGATTTTTCTAAATATGTGTTTGGTATGTCGTACCAGACCATACAAGATGTGATGAAACAACAGAAAGGGCGTGAGGAACAATGCAGGAAACAAGGGTGCTGGTGGAAACGAAAGGAACAACTGGCGAAGAAACAATATCATACTGGTTTGACCTGCCGATAG
- a CDS encoding YdcP family protein, producing the protein MEMKYVVPDMAQSFGTLEFAGESEPVFERDKNNRRVLARRSYNLYSDVQKGENVVVEIPVQAGEKHFKYEQKVKLVNPKLYGRGYAIGDMGHTDYVLVADDIVAVEEK; encoded by the coding sequence ATGGAAATGAAATATGTCGTGCCAGATATGGCACAGTCTTTTGGAACTCTTGAATTTGCAGGCGAAAGCGAGCCAGTCTTTGAAAGAGATAAAAATAACCGTAGGGTCTTAGCCAGACGAAGCTATAACCTTTATTCTGACGTACAGAAAGGCGAAAATGTTGTCGTGGAAATTCCTGTGCAGGCTGGCGAAAAGCATTTCAAGTATGAACAGAAAGTAAAACTTGTCAATCCGAAGTTATACGGCAGAGGTTATGCAATCGGGGATATGGGACATACCGATTATGTGTTAGTTGCTGATGATATTGTAGCAGTTGAAGAAAAGTAA
- a CDS encoding antirestriction protein ArdA: MQETRVLVETKGTTGEETISYWFDLPIDVAEFEEKLGIGAESGDYRIIEKVLPFADEVHEHTSMYQLNELDFMYRQLSSDMQEEYVSLLTVFENLEALYICRNVITVYPDCKSMIDVARQKLMNDPTFKHLSEDCQAYYFDFEAYASHLQEHGKFLVTEHGIFELPE; the protein is encoded by the coding sequence ATGCAGGAAACAAGGGTGCTGGTGGAAACGAAAGGAACAACTGGCGAAGAAACAATATCATACTGGTTTGACCTGCCGATAGATGTTGCAGAGTTTGAAGAAAAGTTAGGTATCGGTGCAGAAAGTGGGGATTACCGTATTATCGAAAAGGTACTGCCCTTTGCTGATGAAGTCCACGAACATACAAGCATGTACCAGCTCAACGAATTAGATTTTATGTATCGCCAGCTTTCAAGCGATATGCAGGAAGAATACGTATCACTACTTACGGTGTTTGAGAATTTAGAAGCACTTTATATTTGCAGGAACGTGATTACGGTTTATCCCGACTGCAAAAGCATGATAGATGTTGCAAGGCAAAAGCTGATGAATGACCCGACGTTCAAACATTTATCCGAGGACTGTCAAGCCTACTATTTTGACTTTGAAGCCTATGCTTCTCACTTGCAGGAACACGGGAAATTTTTAGTAACAGAACACGGTATCTTTGAATTGCCAGAGTAG
- a CDS encoding helix-turn-helix transcriptional regulator → MQVYIDLENLLKEKNISKNKVCEACKLQRTQLNNYCKNKVSRIDLTILAKLCDFLECSPNDILKLK, encoded by the coding sequence ATGCAGGTATATATTGATTTAGAAAATCTTTTGAAAGAGAAGAATATCAGTAAAAACAAAGTCTGTGAAGCATGTAAATTACAGCGGACACAGCTTAATAACTATTGCAAGAACAAAGTTTCCAGAATTGACCTCACAATCCTTGCAAAGCTCTGTGATTTTCTGGAATGTTCCCCAAACGACATATTGAAATTGAAGTAG
- a CDS encoding helix-turn-helix domain-containing protein, translating to MEIGKKLKNARVQSGMTQENVAEKINVSRQTISNWENEKSYPDIISVIELSNLYSISLDVLLKGDEKMIEHLEESTNVVKSNKKMIWAIIVNIIVVALLITLNMFIPDNRYFLVGIFCLMVITSSALLYQIIKKF from the coding sequence ATGGAAATAGGTAAGAAACTTAAAAATGCACGAGTACAGTCTGGAATGACACAAGAAAATGTTGCAGAAAAAATCAATGTATCAAGGCAGACAATTTCAAACTGGGAAAATGAAAAATCTTACCCAGACATTATAAGTGTAATAGAGTTGAGCAATCTATATTCTATAAGTCTTGACGTATTGCTAAAGGGTGATGAAAAAATGATTGAACATTTAGAAGAAAGTACAAATGTTGTAAAAAGCAACAAAAAAATGATATGGGCGATTATTGTAAATATCATTGTCGTAGCATTGCTGATAACATTAAATATGTTTATACCCGATAACCGTTATTTCTTAGTTGGAATATTTTGTCTTATGGTTATCACTTCATCAGCATTACTTTACCAGATAATCAAAAAATTTTAA
- a CDS encoding alpha/beta hydrolase: MWIYKILIYGGVILKKAMIYVHGKGGSYLETEQFKNICLDFDVFGVDYNDYFPWIVKNKIMEVYDKISEKYDYIYVLANSIGAYFTMHTLQNFKIEKALFISPILDMEQLIVDMMSWANVSEKELSERKEIPTDFGETLSWEYLCFVRANPINWKTPTEILYAEHDNLTSRQTVNKFIDRHCANLTVMNDGEHWFHTDEQILFRDNWLRKVIQ; this comes from the coding sequence ATGTGGATATATAAAATTCTGATTTATGGGGGCGTTATTTTGAAGAAAGCAATGATATATGTTCATGGTAAAGGTGGAAGTTATCTTGAAACTGAACAGTTCAAAAATATTTGTTTAGATTTTGATGTTTTTGGAGTAGATTATAATGACTATTTCCCGTGGATTGTAAAAAATAAAATTATGGAAGTCTACGATAAAATATCTGAAAAATATGACTACATATATGTACTTGCTAATAGTATCGGAGCTTATTTTACAATGCACACATTACAGAATTTCAAGATTGAAAAAGCATTATTCATATCGCCTATACTTGATATGGAACAACTTATAGTAGATATGATGAGCTGGGCGAATGTGTCTGAAAAGGAACTTTCTGAAAGAAAAGAAATACCAACTGATTTTGGAGAAACATTATCGTGGGAATATCTATGTTTTGTTCGGGCAAACCCGATAAATTGGAAAACGCCTACTGAAATTTTGTATGCTGAACATGATAATCTTACATCACGTCAAACGGTAAATAAATTTATTGATAGACATTGTGCAAATCTTACCGTTATGAATGACGGAGAACATTGGTTTCATACTGACGAACAGATTTTATTTAGAGATAATTGGCTAAGAAAAGTTATACAATAG
- a CDS encoding SrtB-anchored collagen-binding adhesin, whose amino-acid sequence MKKMLKRLCTGFLALATVVTALPTTPVHAESKQYWTESAERVGIIEKVMNDGSIGSTFNEGYMKVEGETAYCIDINTDFKNGYKTRADASSRMSADQISDVALSLEYVKQYGEAHKELNYKQVYLLEQCVVWQRLSVHLGWQCDNVRASYDEIPKATQDEVFAGAKAFVKENKGRYECGGYIYSGEGQELGQFWAKLNVGNAKLQKTSSNASITDGNGNYSVAGATYGVFADKDCTKQLATLTTDENGNTDIAEVKAGTVYIKELSAPAGYKVDKTVYSLKVEAGKTATLKVSDAPKVTDTLIELFKIDMETQKDNPQGNASLAGAEFTWKYYAGFYTKDNLPAEATRTWVTKTIAETDSDGTPHYITKLADAYKVSGDSFYMQDGKAVLPLGTLTIEETKAPNGYLLDGAYMQAGDKTEQIKGLYVTQITEDGDLAVLSGNNQFSVSDKVIRGGVKIQKRDLETGDTKPQGSATLKDTAFDIISLNDNSVLVEGKLYKKNEVVKTIRTDIEGVASTSSDLLPYGKFRIVESEAPDGYLTDGAKPIDFAITENGKIVDLTDEAHSIYNQIKRGDIEGVKIGAGTHKRLAGVPFRITSKTTGENHVVVTDDNGQFSTSSDWASHKHNTNAGKTSEDGVWFGTSEPDDSKGALPYDTYIIEEMRCDSNKGFELIPPFEIVVSRNNLVVDLGTLTDEYEKEISIHTTATSKDGEKTILAGKEVTIVDTVKLDGLTKGTKYQLKGWQMLKEENAELIIDGKRVENDYTFVADDEEMKVEISYTFNASALGGKNLVTFEELYDFSNPDEPVKVAEHKDIEDDGQTVLITERIIKIHTTATDKDGNKELEAGKEVTIIDTVTLEGLEVGTQYKLVGWQMLKEENAELLINGKRVESDYTFTADSETMKVEVAFTFDATSLDGKQLVTFEELYDLSNPDEPKKVTEHKDIEDKGQTITFKEKPEEPEKPETPPTPEKPNRPSDSPKTGDSTNVMAFVVMLLASAGGMAGTYLYKRRKMKKS is encoded by the coding sequence ATGAAAAAGATGTTAAAACGATTGTGTACGGGCTTTTTAGCTCTTGCAACTGTCGTTACTGCTTTACCGACTACACCCGTTCATGCAGAAAGCAAGCAATACTGGACGGAAAGTGCAGAGCGTGTCGGTATCATTGAAAAAGTAATGAATGACGGTTCTATCGGTTCGACATTCAATGAGGGCTATATGAAAGTCGAGGGCGAAACTGCCTATTGTATTGACATCAATACAGATTTTAAGAACGGCTACAAGACCAGAGCTGACGCAAGCTCACGCATGAGTGCCGACCAGATTTCAGATGTGGCGTTATCCTTAGAGTATGTCAAACAGTATGGCGAAGCTCACAAGGAACTGAACTACAAGCAAGTCTATCTGTTGGAACAATGTGTTGTCTGGCAGAGATTGAGCGTACATCTTGGCTGGCAATGTGATAACGTGCGAGCTTCTTATGATGAAATTCCAAAGGCAACGCAGGACGAAGTTTTTGCTGGTGCGAAAGCCTTTGTCAAAGAAAATAAAGGACGCTATGAATGTGGCGGTTATATCTACTCTGGCGAGGGGCAGGAATTGGGACAATTCTGGGCGAAACTGAATGTTGGAAATGCAAAACTGCAAAAGACTTCCAGTAATGCCAGCATTACAGACGGTAACGGGAATTACTCTGTCGCTGGTGCAACCTATGGTGTCTTTGCTGATAAGGACTGCACGAAACAGCTTGCCACCCTTACGACTGATGAAAACGGCAATACTGATATTGCAGAGGTAAAGGCTGGCACAGTTTATATCAAGGAATTATCCGCACCAGCAGGATATAAAGTAGATAAAACTGTATATTCCTTAAAGGTTGAAGCTGGAAAAACAGCGACTTTGAAAGTATCAGATGCACCGAAAGTAACGGACACTTTGATTGAGCTTTTCAAGATTGATATGGAAACACAGAAAGACAATCCGCAAGGGAACGCTTCTTTAGCAGGTGCGGAATTTACATGGAAGTATTATGCAGGCTTCTATACTAAAGACAATCTTCCTGCCGAAGCTACTCGTACATGGGTTACAAAGACAATCGCTGAAACTGACAGCGACGGGACACCTCATTACATCACAAAATTAGCGGACGCATACAAGGTATCTGGCGACAGCTTCTATATGCAGGACGGCAAAGCGGTTCTTCCACTTGGAACGCTAACCATTGAAGAAACAAAAGCTCCAAACGGCTACTTGTTAGACGGTGCATATATGCAGGCTGGCGATAAGACCGAACAGATTAAGGGCTTATATGTAACACAGATTACCGAGGACGGCGACCTTGCCGTATTATCTGGAAATAACCAGTTTTCCGTATCTGACAAAGTTATCCGTGGCGGTGTCAAAATTCAGAAACGAGATTTAGAAACGGGCGATACAAAGCCACAAGGAAGTGCAACCTTGAAAGATACTGCTTTTGACATCATTTCCTTAAATGATAATTCTGTTTTGGTTGAGGGCAAGTTATACAAGAAAAATGAAGTGGTAAAGACAATTCGTACAGATATTGAGGGTGTCGCTTCTACTTCTTCTGACCTCTTACCTTATGGAAAATTCCGTATCGTTGAGAGTGAAGCTCCCGACGGTTACTTAACTGACGGTGCAAAGCCGATTGATTTTGCAATCACAGAAAACGGAAAAATCGTGGACTTAACCGACGAAGCACATTCTATCTACAATCAGATTAAGCGTGGAGATATTGAGGGCGTAAAAATCGGAGCAGGCACACACAAGCGTCTTGCTGGTGTTCCCTTTAGGATCACAAGCAAGACGACGGGCGAAAATCATGTAGTGGTAACTGATGATAACGGGCAATTCTCCACTTCTTCTGACTGGGCTTCACATAAGCACAATACCAACGCAGGCAAGACCAGCGAGGACGGTGTATGGTTTGGAACTTCTGAACCAGACGACAGCAAGGGTGCGTTGCCTTATGATACCTACATCATTGAAGAAATGCGTTGTGATAGTAACAAAGGCTTTGAACTTATCCCACCTTTTGAAATCGTGGTATCAAGAAATAATCTTGTGGTCGATTTAGGGACTTTGACTGATGAATACGAAAAAGAAATCTCTATTCATACCACAGCGACCAGCAAAGACGGCGAAAAGACTATCCTTGCAGGAAAAGAGGTTACAATCGTTGATACGGTCAAATTAGACGGACTTACAAAAGGCACAAAGTATCAGCTCAAAGGCTGGCAGATGTTAAAGGAAGAAAATGCCGAGCTTATCATTGACGGGAAACGTGTAGAAAACGATTATACCTTTGTCGCTGATGATGAAGAAATGAAAGTGGAAATTTCCTATACATTCAATGCGTCTGCTTTAGGTGGCAAGAACCTTGTTACCTTTGAAGAATTGTATGATTTCAGCAATCCAGACGAACCTGTGAAAGTTGCGGAACATAAAGACATTGAGGACGACGGGCAGACGGTACTTATCACAGAGCGTATCATCAAGATACATACGACTGCTACGGATAAGGACGGCAACAAAGAGCTTGAAGCAGGAAAAGAGGTAACAATCATTGATACTGTAACCTTAGAGGGCTTAGAAGTCGGTACACAGTACAAACTTGTGGGCTGGCAGATGTTGAAAGAAGAAAATGCAGAGCTTCTTATCAATGGAAAACGTGTGGAAAGTGATTACACTTTTACTGCTGACAGCGAAACTATGAAAGTGGAAGTTGCCTTTACCTTTGATGCTACTTCTCTTGACGGCAAACAGCTTGTAACTTTTGAGGAATTATACGATTTAAGCAATCCAGACGAACCGAAGAAAGTTACCGAGCATAAGGATATTGAGGATAAGGGACAGACGATTACCTTTAAGGAAAAGCCAGAAGAACCAGAGAAACCCGAAACACCACCGACACCAGAAAAGCCTAACAGACCTAGCGACAGTCCCAAAACGGGCGACAGTACAAATGTAATGGCATTTGTCGTGATGTTGCTTGCGTCTGCTGGTGGAATGGCTGGAACATATCTTTACAAACGCCGTAAAATGAAGAAATCATAA